CTAAAGCAAAACAACATTATGATAAACATTGTTCTGTTCGGTCCTCCAGGAAGTGGAAAAGGTACTCAAGCGCAAAACTTAATCGAGAAATTTAATTTAAAGCAAATCTCAACAGGTGATCTTTTCAGATTCAACATGAAAAATGATACCCAATTGGGAAAACTGGCAAAATCTTATATCGATAAAGGAGAATTGGTTCCGGATCAGGTAACAACAGATATGCTGATTGACGAAATCAGAAAACCAAGCGATGCTGCAGGATTTATTTTCGACGGATATCCTAGAACTGCAGTGCAGACAGAAGCTTTGGAAAAAATTGTAAAAGAAGAACTGAATGATAATATCGATGTTTGTCTTTCTTTAGTTGTTGAAGACTCTATTTTGGTTGAAAGATTACTGAAAAGAGGTGAAATCAGCGGAAGATCTGATGACAGCAATGTAGAAATTATCGAAAACAGAATAAAAGAATACTACACAAAAACAGCAGAAGTAGCCGAACTTTACAAACAACAAGGTAAATATGTAGAGATCAACGGTGTAGGAGAAATCAACGAGATTTCTGAAAAACTTTTTGCTGAAGTAGAAAAAGTAAAATAAGGAATTAGGGTTTAGGGGTTAGGTAATAGTTATTTACGCTAAATCCTAAGCTCTAAGCCCTAAATCCTAAGTTAAAAATATATGTCAAATTTTGTAGATTACGTAAAGATTCATTGTAAAAGCGGTCACGGAGGTGCGGGTTCTGCCCATCTTCGCCGTGAAAAATATATTCCTAAAGGTGGTCCTGATGGAGGTGACGGAGGTCGCGGAGGACACATCATCATGAAAGGAAATGCCCATGAATGGACTTTACTTCCCCTTCGATACACCCGTCACGTAAAAGCGGAACGCGGACAAAACGGAGCAAAAAACCAGTTAACAGGAGCATACGGAGAAGATGTTTACATCAACGTTCCTATTGGAACGATTGCTAAAAATGAAGAAGGAGAAGTTGTAGGTGAAATTCTGGAAGATGGTCAGGAAATCATCTTAATGGAAGGTGGAAAAGGTGGAAAAGGAAATGAATTTTTCAAATCATCAACCAATCAAACTCCACGTTTTGCTCAACCAGGAATGGACGGACAAGAGGGGTATATCATTTTCGAACTTAAAATCTTAGCTGATGTAGGTCTTGTAGGTTTCCCAAATGCAGGAAAATCTACACTTTTAGCTTCAGTTTCTGCTGCAAAACCAAAAATTGCCAATTACGCATTTACGACTTTAACACCCAACTTAGGAATTGTAGATTACAGAAATTACAAATCTTTTGTAATGGCAGATATTCCGGGGATTATTGAAGGTGCTGCAGAAGGTAAAGGTCTTGGTCACAGATTCTTAAGACATATTGAAAGAAATTCAATTTTATTATTCTTAATTCCTGCAGATTCTGAACACCATTTTCAGGAGTTTAAAATTTTGGAAAACGAATTGAAAGAATATAATCCTGAGCTTTTAGATAAAGATTTTATTATCTCTGTTTCTAAAGCCGATCTTTTGGATGATGAACTGAAAAAAGAAATCGCCGCAGAATTTCCGGAAAACAAAAAACCGTTATTTTTCTCGGGTGTTACCGGAGAAGGTTTAACGGAACTGAAAGATGCTATTTGGAAAAGGCTTCACGGATAAAAATAATATTGTGCTATAATCGTTGATTACAGCACAATTTCTTTCATAATTCTCCGTTTCATTTTTAAATTAAACTTAAAAAATTATGACTAAGAATTTTTTTTTAGCCCTTTCAGTCACAATTTCGGGACTTATTAGTGCTCAAACTCAAGAATCTACCTCTGATGCAGATTTTAAATTTGGCGTAAAAGCAGGTTATTCCTTATCAAACATGAAATTTTTTGATGACAAATTAGATTCAAAATCTTATTTCTATGCAGGTTTTGTAGCAGAAAAGCCTCTTTCATCAAAAGTAGGCATTCAGGCTGAAGTTTTATACACTCAGATTGGCGGTACAGATTCTCTTCCTTTGGTACAGCTTATTGGC
Above is a genomic segment from Chryseobacterium mulctrae containing:
- a CDS encoding adenylate kinase, coding for MINIVLFGPPGSGKGTQAQNLIEKFNLKQISTGDLFRFNMKNDTQLGKLAKSYIDKGELVPDQVTTDMLIDEIRKPSDAAGFIFDGYPRTAVQTEALEKIVKEELNDNIDVCLSLVVEDSILVERLLKRGEISGRSDDSNVEIIENRIKEYYTKTAEVAELYKQQGKYVEINGVGEINEISEKLFAEVEKVK
- the obgE gene encoding GTPase ObgE, encoding MSNFVDYVKIHCKSGHGGAGSAHLRREKYIPKGGPDGGDGGRGGHIIMKGNAHEWTLLPLRYTRHVKAERGQNGAKNQLTGAYGEDVYINVPIGTIAKNEEGEVVGEILEDGQEIILMEGGKGGKGNEFFKSSTNQTPRFAQPGMDGQEGYIIFELKILADVGLVGFPNAGKSTLLASVSAAKPKIANYAFTTLTPNLGIVDYRNYKSFVMADIPGIIEGAAEGKGLGHRFLRHIERNSILLFLIPADSEHHFQEFKILENELKEYNPELLDKDFIISVSKADLLDDELKKEIAAEFPENKKPLFFSGVTGEGLTELKDAIWKRLHG